The following are from one region of the Diceros bicornis minor isolate mBicDic1 chromosome 37, mDicBic1.mat.cur, whole genome shotgun sequence genome:
- the LOC131399270 gene encoding UDP-glucuronosyltransferase 1A3-like produces MAVGLQVPLLALAGLLLFLSVGPQAEGGKVLVVPMEGSHWLSMREAVRELHARGHQAVVVSPEVNLHIKEEDFFTMKTYEIPCTQDEFNHILLGQSHMIFEKAHFLKTFWRSMTILKNVSLLFQKSCEGLMYDKDLIRHLNASSFDVVLTDPVYPCGAVLAEYLKIPAVFFLRALPCDLDSESTQCPNPSSYVPRLLTTNSDHMTFLQRVKNMLYPLALKYICHVSLTPYASLASKLLQRGVSLVDILGSASVWLFRGDFVLDYPRPIMPNMVFIGGINCANRKPLSQLYRSREIEL; encoded by the coding sequence ATGGCTGTGGGACTCCAGGTTCCCCTGCTGGCGCTCGCTGGGCTGTTGCTCTTTCTGAGTGTTGGACCCCAGGCCGAGGGCGGGAAGGTGCTGGTGGTCCCCATGGAAGGCAGCCACTGGCTTAGCATGCGGGAGGCCGTGCGGGAGCTCCATGCCAGAGGCCACCAAGCAGTGGTCGTTTCTCCAGAGGTGAATCTGCATATCAAGGAAGAGGACTTTTTCACCATGAAAACCTACGAGATTCCTTGTACCCAGGATGAATTTAATCACATCTTGCTGGGCCAGAGTCACATGATTTTTGAAAAAGCACATTTTCTAAAGACATTTTGGAGAAGTATGACAATTCTGAAAAATGTGTCTTTGCTCTTTCAAAAGTCTTGTGAGGGGCTGATGTATGACAAGGACCTGATCAGGCACCTGAATGCCAGTTCCTTTGACGTGGTTTTAACTGACCCCGTTTACCCCTGCGGGGCAGTGCTGGCTGAGTACCTGAAGATTCCTGCTGTGTTTTTTTTGCGTGCCCTTCCATGTGACTTAGATTCTGAGAGCACGCAGTGCCCAAACCCTTCTTCATATGTTCCTAGGCTTTTAACAACAAATTCAGACCACATGACATTCCTGCAAAGAGTCAAGAATATGCTCTACCCTCTGGCCCTGAAGTACATTTGCCACGTTTCTCTGACTCCTTATGCAAGCCTGGCCTCTAAGCTTCTTCAGAGAGGCGTGTCACTGGTGGATATTTTGGGCTCTGCATCCGTGTGGCTGTTCAGAGGTGACTTTGTGTTGGACTACCCCAGGCCGATCATGCCCAACATGGTCTTCATTGGGGGCATAAACTGTGCCAACAGGAAGCCATTATCTCAG